The Deinococcus koreensis genome window below encodes:
- a CDS encoding hemolysin family protein yields the protein MGNPLLEFGILVLLLVFNGFFSASELGVVSARRSRLEAAAARGERGARVAAGLSERPGAFLATVQIGITLISTISAVFAGGTLTSYMETLLRPLLGSAAPTAASVVVVLMVTFLSLVLGELAPKAVALRDPEGLAARVAPFFAGLSRVARPVVWLLDITTRGLLALLGMRGETREVITEEDVRAIVSQAAQSGSLEETERERIASVLRFNDRRVRDLMTPRVDAVTLPLRGSAQDAAAEVLRSGHEGYPVRDETGEIMGYLGVQDVLRALHTGEPLEGLVRPALYLPESAWAEDALTRMEREGHVRLAVVVDEYGDFSGLLTISDLLSELSGVDSASPDADALIRREDGSFLVDAALPMHELRRTLPLPLLEREDFSTLAGYVLQLLGDFPQVGATMGVEDWEMEVVDVDGQRIDRLLIIPPPDLVVRGLPDV from the coding sequence GTGGGCAATCCTCTGCTGGAATTCGGCATTCTCGTGCTGCTGCTGGTCTTCAACGGCTTCTTCTCGGCCTCCGAGCTGGGTGTGGTCTCGGCGCGGCGTTCCCGGCTGGAGGCGGCGGCGGCGCGCGGGGAACGGGGCGCGCGGGTAGCGGCGGGCCTCAGCGAGCGGCCCGGCGCCTTCCTGGCGACCGTGCAGATCGGCATCACGCTGATCAGCACCATCAGCGCCGTGTTCGCGGGCGGCACCCTGACGAGCTACATGGAGACCCTGCTCAGGCCCCTGCTGGGCAGCGCGGCGCCCACCGCCGCCAGCGTGGTGGTCGTGCTGATGGTCACCTTCCTGTCGCTGGTGCTGGGTGAACTGGCCCCCAAGGCCGTGGCCCTGCGCGACCCGGAAGGGCTGGCGGCGCGGGTGGCCCCCTTCTTCGCGGGGCTGAGTCGGGTGGCGCGGCCGGTCGTGTGGCTGCTGGACATCACCACGCGCGGCCTGCTGGCGCTGCTGGGGATGCGCGGCGAGACCCGCGAGGTGATCACCGAGGAGGACGTGCGCGCCATCGTGTCGCAGGCGGCGCAGAGCGGGTCGCTGGAGGAGACCGAGCGCGAACGCATCGCCTCTGTGCTTCGCTTCAACGACCGCCGGGTGCGCGACCTGATGACCCCGCGCGTGGACGCCGTGACCCTGCCGCTGCGGGGCTCGGCCCAGGACGCCGCCGCCGAGGTCTTGCGCAGCGGGCACGAGGGCTATCCGGTGCGCGACGAGACGGGCGAGATCATGGGCTACCTGGGCGTGCAGGACGTGCTGCGGGCCCTGCACACGGGCGAGCCGCTGGAGGGGCTGGTGCGGCCCGCGCTGTACCTGCCCGAGTCCGCCTGGGCCGAGGACGCCCTGACCCGCATGGAACGCGAGGGGCATGTCCGGCTGGCGGTGGTCGTGGACGAGTACGGGGATTTCAGCGGCCTGCTCACCATCTCCGACCTGCTCTCCGAACTGTCCGGCGTGGACAGCGCGTCCCCCGACGCCGACGCGCTGATCCGCCGTGAGGACGGCTCCTTCCTGGTGGACGCGGCCCTGCCCATGCACGAGCTGCGCCGCACGCTGCCACTGCCGCTGCTGGAGCGCGAGGATTTCAGCACGCTGGCCGGCTACGTGCTGCAGCTGCTGGGCGACTTCCCGCAGGTGGGCGCGACCATGGGGGTGGAGGACTGGGAGATGGAGGTCGTGGATGTGGACGGCCAGCGCATCGACCGCCTGCTGATCATCCCGCCCCCGGATCTGGTGGTGCGGGGGCTGCCGGACGTCTGA
- the minD gene encoding septum site-determining protein MinD: MNAKVIVVTSGKGGVGKTTTTANIGAGLAKLGEKVAVIDVDVGLRNLDVVMGLESRVVFDLIDVLEGKCRMSQALIRDKRVENLFLLPASQTRDKDALDPEVFKGVVRDLIATEGFDRILIDSPAGIESGFRTAAAPAEGALVVVNPEVSSVRDADRIIGLLEAQQVNEIRLVINRLRPKMVASGNMLSEADILDILGVKPIGIVPEDEGIIVSTNVGEPAVLGKTRAGAAFLDTARRLKGEDVPYPKFDDDAGFMATLRRWFGGA, encoded by the coding sequence ATGAATGCGAAGGTCATTGTCGTCACGTCGGGAAAGGGTGGCGTGGGGAAAACCACCACCACCGCCAACATCGGGGCCGGGCTGGCCAAACTGGGCGAGAAGGTCGCTGTCATCGACGTGGACGTGGGCCTGCGGAACCTGGACGTGGTCATGGGCCTGGAATCCCGCGTGGTCTTCGACCTGATCGACGTGCTGGAGGGCAAATGTCGCATGAGTCAGGCGCTGATCCGCGACAAGCGCGTGGAGAACCTGTTCCTGCTGCCCGCCTCCCAGACCCGCGACAAGGACGCCCTGGATCCCGAGGTCTTCAAGGGCGTGGTGCGTGACCTGATCGCCACCGAGGGCTTCGACCGCATCCTGATCGACTCGCCGGCCGGGATCGAGTCGGGCTTCCGCACCGCCGCCGCCCCCGCCGAGGGCGCGCTGGTGGTCGTGAACCCGGAGGTCTCCTCGGTGCGCGACGCCGACCGCATCATCGGGCTGCTCGAAGCGCAGCAGGTCAACGAGATCCGGCTGGTCATCAACCGCCTTCGGCCCAAGATGGTCGCCTCGGGCAACATGCTCAGCGAGGCCGACATCCTCGACATCCTGGGGGTCAAGCCTATCGGCATCGTGCCCGAGGACGAGGGCATCATCGTCTCGACCAACGTGGGCGAGCCGGCGGTGCTGGGCAAGACCCGCGCCGGCGCGGCGTTCCTGGACACCGCCCGGCGCCTGAAGGGCGAGGACGTGCCCTATCCCAAGTTCGACGACGACGCCGGCTTCATGGCCACCCTGCGCCGCTGGTTCGGGGGCGCCTGA